In one window of Haliaeetus albicilla chromosome W, bHalAlb1.1, whole genome shotgun sequence DNA:
- the SIPA1L3 gene encoding signal-induced proliferation-associated 1-like protein 3 isoform X4: protein MSSHHPLRHDGSDAGGCPPAFWAQNGSVPMVGGEPPRLATATPAMPKMGVRARITDWPPKRDAVKDPPVGTSQCREATGSRDAACCRGFASGQQPLTSVSGFKALHRLARRRSKDVEFQEGWPRSPARGLAPLRHRSSSEVTLSECDPEELAEPRGTKLGGATGLFREYGSTSSIDVQGISEQSFFNMLNEFRTKKPDRQAAMPERLREAGFPLGSYSGIKMEGRNGPWDEPSAQSKEKPHRRCPKGDAGGESIFKKLRSGRNEGELEELQAPEPGKAWVCQKSFAHYDVQSMLFDLNAVAVNRAVVAQRRNTTTGASAASAATICAGGLGGSDLAFTSTEDLNCKENLEHDMGDNTSNELLLSCPHFRNEIGGSGERNVSFSKALVGSPGVPTVEGGFPEPAFDVRPTNAGVSVLEVPKELQRNPNRLKHYSVEHMDLGAHYYRDHFHGKEHSNYFGVDEKLGPVAVSIKREKLEDHKDHGPQYQYRIIFRTSELVTLRGSILEDATPTATKHGTVRGLPLKDALEYVIPELNIHCLRLAISTPKVTEQLLKLDEQGLCRRHKVGILYCKAGQSSEEEMYNNEDAGPPFEEFLSLLGEKVCLKAFSKYAAQLDTKTDSTGTHSLYTTYQDYEIMFHVSTMLPYTPNNRQQLLRKRHIGNDIVTIIFQEPGALPFTPQNIRSHFQHVFIIVRAHNPCTDNVCYSVAVTRSKDVPPFGPPIPNGITFRKSDVFRDFLLAKVINAENAAHKSDKFHTMATRTRQEYLKDLAENCVTNTPIDSAGKFNLISLASKKKEKTKARAGAEQHSTGAIAWRVSAQDFTRGAEIACALGISNEFVVLLDLGAKEVVFNCFCGDVIGWTADASTVKIFYGRGDHIFIRAAEGSPEDIKEIVQRLKVMTDGCETVDMTLRRNGLGQLGFHVKYDGTVAEVEDYGFAWQAGLRQGSRLVEICKVAVVTLTHDQMIDLLRTSVTVKVVIIPPHEDGAPRRGWAEFLEMSNAEPKGETESLLSGYHPPYRSNASWQWSGPALHNTAPASKWAEPLALSHGQVIGRSAKQPTVPYREPQPLHGKRPVSFPETPHPISSSPAGTERAQPYRQPSGSFSMPGNAGTAYARYKPSPERYIASQRLPLPSELHAGHDGPSSSDSLSGGLSSHESTMERHKPEPLWHVPVQSRLPGSGGSKRSSRQEPMGKDSPNQHSKQSDTQYSSHSSSNTLSSNTSSNHSDDRWFDVSNPVETEPDPLSKGGSSDSGIDTVLYACSPAGGGGGAGPKPPRLASQRDKVPKTPSASYAGLQDDGVRPGDKRELSPTISTGSQGKSYRHKAGTPGASGTPGSSPDPFKQPSSNLRLGYPSYKTPLAEALQPPHASQLSALVPKSFSKQTVRNKHAAGWKRADDPPDPKKQVDANTKNVFGQPRLRASLRDLRSPRKSYKSTIEDDLKKLIIMDSAVPEPERAGSPQKGLQRTLSDESLCSGWRDVGYAAVAPAAVSSDTNVLFTSAYPSSTLPSRRQHPPAANGSLPEKKCE, encoded by the exons CAGCCGGGATGCCGCTTGCTGCCGGGGTTTTGCCAGCGGGCAGCAGCCCCTCACCAGCGTTTCGGGCTTTAAAGCCCTTCACCGCCTGGCACGGCGGCGATCCAAGGACGTGGAATTTCAGGAGGGGTGGCCCCGTTCCCCGGCAAGGGGCTTGGCACCGCTGCGGCACCGGAGCAGCAGCGAGGTGACACTGAGTGAGTGTGACCCGGAGGAGCTGGCGGAGCCACGGGGGACCAAACTGGGGGGGGCCACCGGACTTTTCCGCGAGTATGGCAGCACCTCCTCCATCGATGTGCAGGGCATCTCAGAGCAAAGCTTCTTCAATATGCTCAACGAATTTCGGACCAAGAAGCCGGATCGGCAAGCTGCGATGCCCGAGCGTCTCAGGGAAGCCGGTTTTCCTTTGGGATCATATTCCGGGATCAAGATGGAGGGTAGGAACGGGCCCTGGGACGAGCCATCGGCACAATCCAAGGAGAAACCCCATAGGAGGTGTCCCAAAGGTGATGCTGGAGGCGAATCCATCTTCAAGAAGCTCCGGAGCGGCCGAAACgagggggagctggaggagctaCAGGCGCCTGAGCCGGGCAAGGCTTGGGTGTGCCAGAAGAGCTTCGCCCACTACGACGTGCAGAGCATGCTCTTCGACCTCAACGCTGTGGCTGTCAACCGTGCCGTGGTAGCCCAACGGCGAAACACCACCACGGGCGCCTCGGCCGCTTCAGCCGCCACCATTTGTGCTGGCGGGTTGGGAGGATCAGATCTGGCGTTCACCAGCACAGAGGACCTTAACTGTAAGGAGAATTTGGAGCACGACATGGGGGATAACACCAGCAACGAGCTTCTCCTCAGCTGCCCCCATTTCCGCAATGAGATCGGCGGCAGTGGCGAGCGCAATGTCAGCTTCTCCAAAGCTTTGGTGGGTTCCCCGGGGGTCCCAACGGTTGAGGGGGGCTTCCCAGAGCCTGCCTTTGATGTACGCCCCACCAATGCTGGTGTCTCAGTGCTGGAGGTCCCCAAGGAGCTGCAGAGGAACCCCAACCGGCTCAAGCACTACAGCGTCGAGCACATGGACCTTGGCGCTCACTATTACCGGGATCATTTCCATGGCAAAG AGCACTCTAACTACTTCGGGGTGGACGAGAAGCTGGGCCCGGTGGCCGTCAGCATCAAACGTGAGAAGCTGGAAGACCACAAGGACCACGGCCCCCAGTACCAGTACAGGATCATCTTCCGGACCAGTGAG ctggTCACCCTGCGTGGTTCCATCCTGGAAGATGCCACCCCTACTGCCACCAAGCACGGGACAGTCCGGGGACTCCCGCTGAAGGACGCCCTGGAATATGTCATCCCGGAGCTCAATATCCACTGCCTGCGCCTCGCCATCAGCACGCCCAAGGTCACTGAGCAGCTCCTCAAACTGGACGAGCAAGGG CTCTGCCGGAGGCACAAGGTGGGCATCCTCTACTGCAAAGCCGGGCAAAGCTCGGAGGAGGAGATGTACAACAATGAGGACGCGGGACCCCCCTTTGAGGagttcctctccctcctcgGGGAGAAGGTTTGCCTGAAAGCCTTCAGCAAGTACGCGGCCCAGCTGGACACCAAAA CTGACTCCACCGGCACTCACTCCCTCTACACCACCTACCAGGACTATGAAATCATGTTCCATGTCTCCACCATGCTCCCCTACACCCCCAACAACCGGCAGCAG CTGCTGAGGAAGAGGCACATAGGGAATGACATCGTCACCATCATCTTCCAAGAACCCGGAGCTTTGCCTTTCACCCCCCAAAATATCCGTTCCCACTTCCAGCATGTCTTCATCATCGTCCGAGCCCACAACCCCTGCACTGACAATGTCTGTTATAG CGTGGCTGTCACCAGGTCCAAAGACGTCCCACCCTTCGGACCCCCCATCCCCAACGGCATCACCTTCCGCAAATCCGATGTCTTCCGAGATTTCTTGCTGGCCAAGGTGATCAATGCAGAGAATGCCGCTCACAAATCAGACAAATTTCACACCATGGCTACTCGAACCCGGCAGGAATACCTGAAGGATCTGGCTGAAAACTGCGTCACCAACACTCCTATCGATTCTGCTGGGAAGTTCAACCTCATCTCACTGGCTTccaagaagaaggaaaagacgAAAGCCCGAGCGGGGGCTGAGCAACACAGCACGGGGGCCATTGCCTGGCGTGTTTCTGCTCAGGATTTCACCCGGGGAGCGGAGATCGCTTGCGCCTTGGGTATTTCCAACGAATTCGTGGTCTTGCTTGACCTCGGCGCCAAGGAGGTGGTCTTCAACTGTTTCTGCGGGGACGTCATTGGCTGGACCGCCGATGCTTCCACCGTCAAGATCTTCTATGGCCGAGGAGATCACATCTTCATCCGGGCGGCCGAGGGCAGCCCCGAGGACATCAAGGAGATTGTGCAGAGGCTGAAG GTGATGACAGACGGCTGCGAGACGGTGGACATGACCTTGAGGAGGAACGGGCTGGGCCAATTGGGTTTCCATGTGAAGTACGACGGCACGGTGGCCGAGGTGGAGGATTATGGCTTCGCCTGGCAGGCCGGTTTGCGGCAGGGCAGCCGGTTGGTGGAGATTTGTAAGGTGGCAGTGGTAACCCTAACCCATGACCAAATGATCGACCTCTTGCGGACCTCCGTCACGGTTAAGGTCGTCATCATCCCGCCCCATGAGGATGGAGCCCCTCGCAG GGGCTGGGCTGAGTTCTTGGAGATGAGCAACGCGGAACCGAAGGGAGAGACTGAGAGTTTGCTGTCTGGCTACCACCCGCCGTACCGGAGCAACGCCAGCTGGCAATGGAGTGGGCCAGCCTTGCACAACACTGCTCCGGCTAGTAAATGGGCTGAGCCGCTGGCCCTCAGCCACGGGCAAGTGATCGGCCGGTCAGCCAAGCAGCCCACCGTGCCCTACCGAGAGCCACAACCCCTGCACGGCAAGAG GCCGGTCAGCTTTCCCGAAACCCCCCATCCCATCTCCTCCTCGCCGGCGGGAACGGAGAGGGCACAGCCGTACCGGCAACCCTCGGGCAGCTTCTCCATGCCAGGCAATGCTGGGACAGCCTACGCTCGCTATAAACCCTCTCCAGAGAG GTACATTGCCTCGCAGCGGCTGCCGTTGCCCTCCGAGCTGCATGCCGGCCATGATGGCCCCTCCAGCAGTGACTCCTTGTCCGGGGGGCTCAGTAGCCATGAGAGCACCATGGAACGGCACAAACCAG AGCCATTGTGGCACGTGCCAGTGCAGTCCAGGTTGCCGGGAAGTGGCGGGAGCAAGCGATCCAGCAGGCAGGAACCAATGGGCAAGGATTCTCCCAACCAGCACTCCAAG CAGAGTGACACACAGTACTCAAGCCACTCCAGCAGCAACACACTCTCCAGCAACACCTCCAGCAACCACAGCGATGACCGTTGGTTCGACGTTTCCAATCCTGTTGAAACCGAACCGGATCCCCTCTCCAAAGGTGGTTCCAGTGACAGTGGCATTGATACCGTGCTCtatgcctgcagccctgctggcggtggcgggggggccGGTCCCAAACCCCCCCGCCTAGCATCACAGAGGGACAAGGTCCCCAAAACCCCCTCGGCGTCCTACGCTGGTTTGCAGGATGACGGTGTCCGTCCCGGTGACAAGAGGGAACTGTCCCCAACCATCAGTACCGGCAGCCAGGGTAAAAGCTATCGGCACAAAGCGGGGACCCCTGGAGCCTCGGGGACCCCTGGCAGCAGCCCCGATCCCTTCAAGCAGCCCAG CTCGAACCTGCGGCTGGGCTACCCCAGCTACAAAACCCCCTTGGCCGAagccctccagcccccccacGCCTCCCAGCTTTCTGCTTTGGTTCCCAAATCCTTCTCCAAGCAGACGGTCAGGAACAAACATGCTGCAGGCTGGAAACGTGCCGATGACCCCCCAGATCCCAAAAA GCAGGTGGACGCCAACACCAAGAACGTTTTTGGGCAGCCGCGACTGCGAGCGTCGCTGCGGGATCTACGTTCCCCCCGTAAGAGCTATAAATCCACCATCGAGGACGATCTCAAGAAACTCATCATCATGGACAGCGCCGTGCCGGAACCGGAGAGAGCTGGG TCCCCGCAGAAAGGGCTCCAACGGACACTGTCGGATGAGAGCCTGTGCAGTGGGTGGCGGGATGTCGGTTATGCTGCTGTCGCGCCGGCAGCAGTGTCCTCGGACACCAACGTCCTCTTCACCAGCGCCTATCCCTCCAGCACCTTGCCTAGCCGCCGGCAACACCCCCCTGCCGCCAACGGCAGCCTCCCTGAGAAGAAATGTGAGTGA
- the SIPA1L3 gene encoding signal-induced proliferation-associated 1-like protein 3 isoform X3: protein MSSHHPLRHDGSDAGGCPPAFWAQNGSVPMVGGEPPRLATATPAMPKMGVRARITDWPPKRDAVKDPPVGTSQCREATGSRDAACCRGFASGQQPLTSVSGFKALHRLARRRSKDVEFQEGWPRSPARGLAPLRHRSSSEVTLSECDPEELAEPRGTKLGGATGLFREYGSTSSIDVQGISEQSFFNMLNEFRTKKPDRQAAMPERLREAGFPLGSYSGIKMEGRNGPWDEPSAQSKEKPHRRCPKGDAGGESIFKKLRSGRNEGELEELQAPEPGKAWVCQKSFAHYDVQSMLFDLNAVAVNRAVVAQRRNTTTGASAASAATICAGGLGGSDLAFTSTEDLNCKENLEHDMGDNTSNELLLSCPHFRNEIGGSGERNVSFSKALVGSPGVPTVEGGFPEPAFDVRPTNAGVSVLEVPKELQRNPNRLKHYSVEHMDLGAHYYRDHFHGKEHSNYFGVDEKLGPVAVSIKREKLEDHKDHGPQYQYRIIFRTSELVTLRGSILEDATPTATKHGTVRGLPLKDALEYVIPELNIHCLRLAISTPKVTEQLLKLDEQGLCRRHKVGILYCKAGQSSEEEMYNNEDAGPPFEEFLSLLGEKVCLKAFSKYAAQLDTKTDSTGTHSLYTTYQDYEIMFHVSTMLPYTPNNRQQLLRKRHIGNDIVTIIFQEPGALPFTPQNIRSHFQHVFIIVRAHNPCTDNVCYSVAVTRSKDVPPFGPPIPNGITFRKSDVFRDFLLAKVINAENAAHKSDKFHTMATRTRQEYLKDLAENCVTNTPIDSAGKFNLISLASKKKEKTKARAGAEQHSTGAIAWRVSAQDFTRGAEIACALGISNEFVVLLDLGAKEVVFNCFCGDVIGWTADASTVKIFYGRGDHIFIRAAEGSPEDIKEIVQRLKVMTDGCETVDMTLRRNGLGQLGFHVKYDGTVAEVEDYGFAWQAGLRQGSRLVEICKVAVVTLTHDQMIDLLRTSVTVKVVIIPPHEDGAPRRGWAEFLEMSNAEPKGETESLLSGYHPPYRSNASWQWSGPALHNTAPASKWAEPLALSHGQVIGRSAKQPTVPYREPQPLHGKRPVSFPETPHPISSSPAGTERAQPYRQPSGSFSMPGNAGTAYARYKPSPERYIASQRLPLPSELHAGHDGPSSSDSLSGGLSSHESTMERHKPEPLWHVPVQSRLPGSGGSKRSSRQEPMGKDSPNQHSKSDTQYSSHSSSNTLSSNTSSNHSDDRWFDVSNPVETEPDPLSKGGSSDSGIDTVLYACSPAGGGGGAGPKPPRLASQRDKVPKTPSASYAGLQDDGVRPGDKRELSPTISTGSQGKSYRHKAGTPGASGTPGSSPDPFKQPSSNLRLGYPSYKTPLAEALQPPHASQLSALVPKSFSKQTVRNKHAAGWKRADDPPDPKKQVDANTKNVFGQPRLRASLRDLRSPRKSYKSTIEDDLKKLIIMDSAVPEPERAGSPQKGLQRTLSDESLCSGWRDVGYAAVAPAAVSSDTNVLFTSAYPSSTLPSRRQHPPAANGSLPEKKSTISASKLSLAEMRDRPPLCRIDPGMMPLPDTATGLEWSSLVNAAKAYEVQRAVSLFSLTDSALSPDPPVSPERQPTPQGGPPLSQGPPLDLPGKVSQLEAMLKQLYSDLQKEKQDKVVLQAEVANLRQNNQRLQEESHSAARQLRHFARIFSGAVEKEEL, encoded by the exons CAGCCGGGATGCCGCTTGCTGCCGGGGTTTTGCCAGCGGGCAGCAGCCCCTCACCAGCGTTTCGGGCTTTAAAGCCCTTCACCGCCTGGCACGGCGGCGATCCAAGGACGTGGAATTTCAGGAGGGGTGGCCCCGTTCCCCGGCAAGGGGCTTGGCACCGCTGCGGCACCGGAGCAGCAGCGAGGTGACACTGAGTGAGTGTGACCCGGAGGAGCTGGCGGAGCCACGGGGGACCAAACTGGGGGGGGCCACCGGACTTTTCCGCGAGTATGGCAGCACCTCCTCCATCGATGTGCAGGGCATCTCAGAGCAAAGCTTCTTCAATATGCTCAACGAATTTCGGACCAAGAAGCCGGATCGGCAAGCTGCGATGCCCGAGCGTCTCAGGGAAGCCGGTTTTCCTTTGGGATCATATTCCGGGATCAAGATGGAGGGTAGGAACGGGCCCTGGGACGAGCCATCGGCACAATCCAAGGAGAAACCCCATAGGAGGTGTCCCAAAGGTGATGCTGGAGGCGAATCCATCTTCAAGAAGCTCCGGAGCGGCCGAAACgagggggagctggaggagctaCAGGCGCCTGAGCCGGGCAAGGCTTGGGTGTGCCAGAAGAGCTTCGCCCACTACGACGTGCAGAGCATGCTCTTCGACCTCAACGCTGTGGCTGTCAACCGTGCCGTGGTAGCCCAACGGCGAAACACCACCACGGGCGCCTCGGCCGCTTCAGCCGCCACCATTTGTGCTGGCGGGTTGGGAGGATCAGATCTGGCGTTCACCAGCACAGAGGACCTTAACTGTAAGGAGAATTTGGAGCACGACATGGGGGATAACACCAGCAACGAGCTTCTCCTCAGCTGCCCCCATTTCCGCAATGAGATCGGCGGCAGTGGCGAGCGCAATGTCAGCTTCTCCAAAGCTTTGGTGGGTTCCCCGGGGGTCCCAACGGTTGAGGGGGGCTTCCCAGAGCCTGCCTTTGATGTACGCCCCACCAATGCTGGTGTCTCAGTGCTGGAGGTCCCCAAGGAGCTGCAGAGGAACCCCAACCGGCTCAAGCACTACAGCGTCGAGCACATGGACCTTGGCGCTCACTATTACCGGGATCATTTCCATGGCAAAG AGCACTCTAACTACTTCGGGGTGGACGAGAAGCTGGGCCCGGTGGCCGTCAGCATCAAACGTGAGAAGCTGGAAGACCACAAGGACCACGGCCCCCAGTACCAGTACAGGATCATCTTCCGGACCAGTGAG ctggTCACCCTGCGTGGTTCCATCCTGGAAGATGCCACCCCTACTGCCACCAAGCACGGGACAGTCCGGGGACTCCCGCTGAAGGACGCCCTGGAATATGTCATCCCGGAGCTCAATATCCACTGCCTGCGCCTCGCCATCAGCACGCCCAAGGTCACTGAGCAGCTCCTCAAACTGGACGAGCAAGGG CTCTGCCGGAGGCACAAGGTGGGCATCCTCTACTGCAAAGCCGGGCAAAGCTCGGAGGAGGAGATGTACAACAATGAGGACGCGGGACCCCCCTTTGAGGagttcctctccctcctcgGGGAGAAGGTTTGCCTGAAAGCCTTCAGCAAGTACGCGGCCCAGCTGGACACCAAAA CTGACTCCACCGGCACTCACTCCCTCTACACCACCTACCAGGACTATGAAATCATGTTCCATGTCTCCACCATGCTCCCCTACACCCCCAACAACCGGCAGCAG CTGCTGAGGAAGAGGCACATAGGGAATGACATCGTCACCATCATCTTCCAAGAACCCGGAGCTTTGCCTTTCACCCCCCAAAATATCCGTTCCCACTTCCAGCATGTCTTCATCATCGTCCGAGCCCACAACCCCTGCACTGACAATGTCTGTTATAG CGTGGCTGTCACCAGGTCCAAAGACGTCCCACCCTTCGGACCCCCCATCCCCAACGGCATCACCTTCCGCAAATCCGATGTCTTCCGAGATTTCTTGCTGGCCAAGGTGATCAATGCAGAGAATGCCGCTCACAAATCAGACAAATTTCACACCATGGCTACTCGAACCCGGCAGGAATACCTGAAGGATCTGGCTGAAAACTGCGTCACCAACACTCCTATCGATTCTGCTGGGAAGTTCAACCTCATCTCACTGGCTTccaagaagaaggaaaagacgAAAGCCCGAGCGGGGGCTGAGCAACACAGCACGGGGGCCATTGCCTGGCGTGTTTCTGCTCAGGATTTCACCCGGGGAGCGGAGATCGCTTGCGCCTTGGGTATTTCCAACGAATTCGTGGTCTTGCTTGACCTCGGCGCCAAGGAGGTGGTCTTCAACTGTTTCTGCGGGGACGTCATTGGCTGGACCGCCGATGCTTCCACCGTCAAGATCTTCTATGGCCGAGGAGATCACATCTTCATCCGGGCGGCCGAGGGCAGCCCCGAGGACATCAAGGAGATTGTGCAGAGGCTGAAG GTGATGACAGACGGCTGCGAGACGGTGGACATGACCTTGAGGAGGAACGGGCTGGGCCAATTGGGTTTCCATGTGAAGTACGACGGCACGGTGGCCGAGGTGGAGGATTATGGCTTCGCCTGGCAGGCCGGTTTGCGGCAGGGCAGCCGGTTGGTGGAGATTTGTAAGGTGGCAGTGGTAACCCTAACCCATGACCAAATGATCGACCTCTTGCGGACCTCCGTCACGGTTAAGGTCGTCATCATCCCGCCCCATGAGGATGGAGCCCCTCGCAG GGGCTGGGCTGAGTTCTTGGAGATGAGCAACGCGGAACCGAAGGGAGAGACTGAGAGTTTGCTGTCTGGCTACCACCCGCCGTACCGGAGCAACGCCAGCTGGCAATGGAGTGGGCCAGCCTTGCACAACACTGCTCCGGCTAGTAAATGGGCTGAGCCGCTGGCCCTCAGCCACGGGCAAGTGATCGGCCGGTCAGCCAAGCAGCCCACCGTGCCCTACCGAGAGCCACAACCCCTGCACGGCAAGAG GCCGGTCAGCTTTCCCGAAACCCCCCATCCCATCTCCTCCTCGCCGGCGGGAACGGAGAGGGCACAGCCGTACCGGCAACCCTCGGGCAGCTTCTCCATGCCAGGCAATGCTGGGACAGCCTACGCTCGCTATAAACCCTCTCCAGAGAG GTACATTGCCTCGCAGCGGCTGCCGTTGCCCTCCGAGCTGCATGCCGGCCATGATGGCCCCTCCAGCAGTGACTCCTTGTCCGGGGGGCTCAGTAGCCATGAGAGCACCATGGAACGGCACAAACCAG AGCCATTGTGGCACGTGCCAGTGCAGTCCAGGTTGCCGGGAAGTGGCGGGAGCAAGCGATCCAGCAGGCAGGAACCAATGGGCAAGGATTCTCCCAACCAGCACTCCAAG AGTGACACACAGTACTCAAGCCACTCCAGCAGCAACACACTCTCCAGCAACACCTCCAGCAACCACAGCGATGACCGTTGGTTCGACGTTTCCAATCCTGTTGAAACCGAACCGGATCCCCTCTCCAAAGGTGGTTCCAGTGACAGTGGCATTGATACCGTGCTCtatgcctgcagccctgctggcggtggcgggggggccGGTCCCAAACCCCCCCGCCTAGCATCACAGAGGGACAAGGTCCCCAAAACCCCCTCGGCGTCCTACGCTGGTTTGCAGGATGACGGTGTCCGTCCCGGTGACAAGAGGGAACTGTCCCCAACCATCAGTACCGGCAGCCAGGGTAAAAGCTATCGGCACAAAGCGGGGACCCCTGGAGCCTCGGGGACCCCTGGCAGCAGCCCCGATCCCTTCAAGCAGCCCAG CTCGAACCTGCGGCTGGGCTACCCCAGCTACAAAACCCCCTTGGCCGAagccctccagcccccccacGCCTCCCAGCTTTCTGCTTTGGTTCCCAAATCCTTCTCCAAGCAGACGGTCAGGAACAAACATGCTGCAGGCTGGAAACGTGCCGATGACCCCCCAGATCCCAAAAA GCAGGTGGACGCCAACACCAAGAACGTTTTTGGGCAGCCGCGACTGCGAGCGTCGCTGCGGGATCTACGTTCCCCCCGTAAGAGCTATAAATCCACCATCGAGGACGATCTCAAGAAACTCATCATCATGGACAGCGCCGTGCCGGAACCGGAGAGAGCTGGG TCCCCGCAGAAAGGGCTCCAACGGACACTGTCGGATGAGAGCCTGTGCAGTGGGTGGCGGGATGTCGGTTATGCTGCTGTCGCGCCGGCAGCAGTGTCCTCGGACACCAACGTCCTCTTCACCAGCGCCTATCCCTCCAGCACCTTGCCTAGCCGCCGGCAACACCCCCCTGCCGCCAACGGCAGCCTCCCTGAGAAGAAAT CCACCATCTCCGCCTCCAAGCTGTCCCTGGCTGAAATGCGGGACAGGCCCCCCCTTTGCCGGATCGATCCCGGGATGATGCCTTTGCCGGATACGGCGACCGGGCTGGAGTGGTCCAGCCTGGTGAACGCCGCCAAAGCCTACGAAG TGCAGAGAGCTgtctccctcttctccctcacCGACTCAGCGCTGAGCCCTGacccccccgtgtcccctgaGAGGCAGCCGACACCACAGGGGGGCCCCCCCCTCAG TCAGGGCCCCCCCCTGGACCTGCCAGGGAAGGTCTCCCAGCTGGAAGCCATGTTGAAACAGCTCTACAGTGACCTGCAGAAG gagaagcaggacaaggtggtgctgcaggcagaggtggCCAACCTGCGGCAGAACAACCAGCGGCTGCAGGAGGAATCGCACTCGGCTGCCCGGCAGCTCCGACATTTTGCCCGGATCTTCTCTGGCGCCGTCGAGAAGGAGGAGCTGTGA